TCTCCCTAATTTCATACTATATTGTAAGAGGAAATATCGCGGCGTGTCTGACGGACAATTATGGTTGTAGAGGATGACCGGTTGGATGAGAGCGTATGGCAAACGAAGAGATCACCGTCGGGACCGTTAGTGATGGCCCGGATGAGGGTGATACTGTCTCGCTTCCGGTCGTTGATCTGCTAACTGGTCGCGGATTTGTCACGGGGAAGTCGGGATCGGGGAAATCAAACTCCGCGAGCGTCATCGCAGAGAAGCTCCTTGATCGAGGGTACGCGCTTCTCGTAGTTGACATCGACGGTGAGTACTACGGTCTCAAGGAGAAGTACGAGGTGCTACACGTCGGTGCTGACGAGGAATGCGACATTCAGGTCAGTCCCGAACACGCCGAGAAAATCGCCTCACTTGCACTTGAGAACAACATTCCAATCATTCTCGATGTCTCCTCGTATCTCGATGAGGACGAAGCAGCAGAACTTCTGACAGCGGTCGCCCGCCAGCTGTTCGCAAAGGAGAAAAAACTCAAAAAGCCGTTCTTACTGATTGTCGAGGAGGTACACGAGTACATTCCCGAGGGAGGTGGTCTCGGCGAGTGCGGTCGAATGCTCATCAAAATCGGTAAACGAGGACGGAAACACGGTCTCGGGATCACTGGCATCAGTCAGCGTCCGGCAGATGTCAAAAAAGATTTCATTACCCAATGCGATTGGCTCTGCTGGCACCGACTCACGTGGAAAAACGATACGCAGGTCGTTCGACGAGTTCTCAGCGGAGAGTACGCAGAAGCAGTCGAATCGCTTGACGACGGCGAGGCGTTCGTTCGCTCGGACTGGTCCGAGAAAATCCGTCCCGTACAGTTCGACCGAAAGCAGACGTTCGACGCCGGGGCAACACCGGGACTCGATGATTTCGAGCGACCCGATCTCAAACCCGTAAGCACCGACCTCGTCTCGGAACTCGAACAAATATCAGAGAATAAACGACAGCGCGAGGCCGAGATCGAGCGGCTTGAGCGAAAATTAGCAGACAAGGAGGCCCGCATCGAGAAACTCGAACGCGACCTCGCCGACGCGCGCGACCTGAGCCGGATGGCTGATCAGTTCGCATCAGCACTGTTCGATCGGTCGGGACGCTCTCGTGTCCAACTCGAATCAGAACAACAAACGCTCGATGCGTATCCCATGACGCTCCGCGATGTGCGTGGAAGGTCAATCGGCAAAGGTACACCGAGGAACGGGAATGGCTACCTGAACAGAGACGAAATAGAAATACTACCGTCACTGTCCGAATCGGAGCCTGAGGCAGCTCCCAACTCCAAACCCCAGTCTGAGACAGAGTCTGATCCCGAATCTGAGGCAGCATCTGACTCCAATCCCGAATCTGAGGCAGCATCCGAATCCGAAATCGATGCTAACCCTGACGCTGAGAATGAGTCAGTTGACGAAACGTCCGATACGACCAACTCAGACGGATGTGACGGCGATCTTGATCCTGAAACCGACGGTGTCTGTGACGACGAGAAAGATCGGAGAGCGGATGAAGAAGACGACGAACGGTTGGTCGTTCAGCGCAT
The nucleotide sequence above comes from Halocatena marina. Encoded proteins:
- a CDS encoding ATP-binding protein — encoded protein: MANEEITVGTVSDGPDEGDTVSLPVVDLLTGRGFVTGKSGSGKSNSASVIAEKLLDRGYALLVVDIDGEYYGLKEKYEVLHVGADEECDIQVSPEHAEKIASLALENNIPIILDVSSYLDEDEAAELLTAVARQLFAKEKKLKKPFLLIVEEVHEYIPEGGGLGECGRMLIKIGKRGRKHGLGITGISQRPADVKKDFITQCDWLCWHRLTWKNDTQVVRRVLSGEYAEAVESLDDGEAFVRSDWSEKIRPVQFDRKQTFDAGATPGLDDFERPDLKPVSTDLVSELEQISENKRQREAEIERLERKLADKEARIEKLERDLADARDLSRMADQFASALFDRSGRSRVQLESEQQTLDAYPMTLRDVRGRSIGKGTPRNGNGYLNRDEIEILPSLSESEPEAAPNSKPQSETESDPESEAASDSNPESEAASESEIDANPDAENESVDETSDTTNSDGCDGDLDPETDGVCDDEKDRRADEEDDERLVVQRIRRSIADLDPVAREMLARYRSDGPISPVDAHVAAGGSGERMMSYWRNSALRRADLITHVGRGQYAYALPERIAADHDGRLPPEEVENCVARIENELLPDVDG